In Streptomyces sp. NBC_00306, a single genomic region encodes these proteins:
- a CDS encoding ROK family transcriptional regulator, whose translation METPGSQTSLHRANLERVVRAVRMAGSLTQAEIARSTGLSAATVSNIVRELKDGGTVEVTPTSAGGRRARSVSLSGDAGIVIGVDFGHTHLRVAVGNLAHQVLAEESEPLDVDASSAQGFGRAEQLVNRLISATGIGPDKVIGVGLGVPGPIDVESGTLGSTSILPGWTGINPSEELSGRLGVPVYVDNDANLGALGELVWGSGRGVRDLAYIKVASGVGAGLVIDGQIYRGPGGTAGEIGHITLDESGPVCRCGNRGCLETFAAARYVLPLLQSSHGVDLTMERVVQLAREGDPGCRRVVADVGRHIGSGVANLCNLLNPSRVVLGGDLAEAGELVLGPIRESVSRYAIPSAARQLSVAPGALGGRAEVLGALALVLSEMGDSTLLDSALPTSAPAFT comes from the coding sequence ATGGAGACTCCGGGATCGCAGACATCTCTGCACCGGGCCAACCTCGAACGGGTTGTGCGCGCGGTCCGCATGGCGGGCTCGCTGACGCAGGCCGAGATCGCGAGGAGCACCGGCCTGTCCGCGGCCACGGTCTCCAACATCGTTCGCGAACTGAAAGACGGCGGCACCGTCGAGGTCACACCCACCTCCGCGGGCGGCCGGCGGGCCCGCAGCGTCTCCCTCAGCGGTGACGCGGGCATCGTCATCGGCGTCGACTTCGGCCATACGCATCTGCGGGTCGCCGTCGGCAATCTCGCCCACCAGGTGCTGGCCGAGGAGTCGGAACCGCTCGACGTCGACGCCTCTTCCGCACAGGGCTTCGGGCGGGCCGAACAGCTGGTCAACCGGCTGATCTCGGCGACCGGTATCGGCCCGGACAAGGTGATCGGCGTGGGCCTCGGTGTGCCCGGTCCCATCGACGTGGAGTCCGGCACCCTCGGCTCCACCTCGATCCTGCCGGGCTGGACGGGGATAAACCCCAGCGAGGAGCTCTCCGGACGGCTCGGCGTCCCGGTCTACGTGGACAACGACGCCAACCTCGGCGCCCTCGGCGAGCTCGTCTGGGGCAGCGGACGGGGGGTGCGGGACCTCGCGTACATCAAGGTCGCCAGCGGTGTCGGCGCCGGTCTGGTGATCGACGGCCAGATCTACCGCGGGCCGGGCGGCACGGCCGGGGAGATCGGCCACATCACGCTGGACGAGTCCGGTCCCGTGTGCCGCTGCGGCAACCGCGGCTGCCTCGAGACGTTCGCCGCCGCCCGCTACGTCCTGCCGCTGCTCCAGTCCAGTCACGGCGTCGATCTGACCATGGAACGCGTGGTCCAGCTGGCCCGGGAGGGCGACCCCGGCTGCCGCCGGGTCGTCGCCGACGTGGGCCGCCACATCGGCAGCGGCGTCGCCAATCTCTGCAATCTCCTGAACCCGAGCCGCGTAGTACTGGGCGGGGACCTCGCGGAGGCCGGAGAATTGGTTCTCGGACCCATTCGTGAGTCCGTCTCCCGGTACGCCATCCCCAGCGCCGCGCGGCAGCTGTCGGTGGCACCGGGCGCTCTTGGTGGACGGGCCGAGGTGCTTGGCGCACTGGCTCTGGTGCTCAGCGAAATGGGCGATTCGACCCTTCTTGACAGCGCTCTGCCGACCAGTGCGCCTGCCTTCACTTAG
- a CDS encoding GH92 family glycosyl hydrolase, producing the protein MARPRLRQSPLNAAALVAAASLLVVTGQSAAVAQPAPAAPSAAADREFTTSFEEDERQPDWRNTVEVGPDGKKRSSGVDGGFSTGIPGNITDKVIELRASGENTGAGETKENLVDLQPGTKWLGFEPTAWIEFDTDEPVKVVTYAMTSANDHAERDPKDWTLKGSADGKDWKVLDTREGQSFEKRFQTRTYDIGAASEVTAYAHYRLEITKNNGASDATQLADVQFSNGDTSAPTPDEMRSLVDRGPAGSPTAKSNAGFTGKRALRYAGNHKADGRAYSYNKVFDVNTAVGRDTELSYRIFPSLPETDLNYPATNVSVDLAFTDGTYLSDLRAVDAHGGLLTPQGQGAAKRLYVNQWNHVASRIGSVASGKTVDRVLVAYDSPKGPAKFQGWVDDITLAPKAPEKRLAHLSDYASTTRGTNSSGSFSRGNTFPATAVPHGFNFWTPVTNAESKSWLYEYSRGNNADNLPAVEAFAASHEPSPWMGDRQTFQVMPSALAGTPDTDRDKRALPFRHENETARPHYYGVTFENGLKAEMTPTDHAAMMRFTYPGDDASILFDNVTKEGGLTLDAATRSFSGYSDVKSGLSTGATRLFVHGVFDAPVTDSGATGVSGHFRFDAGKDRSVTLRLATSLISVDQAKKNLADELPASSRFDRVKDKAQDAWDEVLGRIEVEGANRDQLTTLYSSLYRLYLYPNSGFENTGTKSRPKQQYASPFSPMTGPDTPTHTGAKIVDGEVYVNNGFWDTYRTTWPAYSFLTPKKAGELVDGFVQQYKDGGWISRWSSPGYADLMTGTSSDVAFADAYVKGVDFDAEAAYEAALKNASVVPPSSGVGRKGMETSPFLGYASTSTHEGLSWSLEGYLNDYGIASMGKALYQKTKNPRYKEESEYFLNRARNYVSLFDSEAGFFQGRDLKGDWRVPSASYDPRVWGYDYTETNGWGYAFTAPQDSRGLANLYGGRSGLGKKLDTYFSTPETASPEFVGSYGSVIHEMTEARDVRMGMYGHSNQVAHHVTYMYNAASQPWKTQEKVREVLSRLYTGSEIGQGYHGDEDNGEQSAWYLFSSLGFYPLVMGSGEYAIGSPLFTKVTVRMDNGRKLVVKAPKNSAKNIYVQGLKVNGKSWNSTALPHELIARGGTLEFAMGPKPSAWGSGKKAAPVSITQDDQAPKPRHDVIEGSGPLFDNSSATETTLGTVELPVASKTRALQYTLTSSARAKAPTGWVLQGSNDGERWKDLDQRSGQKFTWDKQTRAFTVARPGTYTTYRLVAVGTPTLAEIELIS; encoded by the coding sequence ATGGCCAGACCCAGACTTCGGCAGAGTCCACTCAATGCGGCAGCCCTGGTGGCTGCCGCTTCCCTGCTCGTGGTGACGGGCCAGTCGGCCGCCGTCGCCCAGCCCGCGCCGGCGGCTCCATCCGCCGCGGCAGACCGGGAATTCACGACCTCCTTCGAGGAGGACGAACGCCAGCCCGACTGGCGCAATACCGTAGAAGTCGGCCCGGACGGAAAGAAGCGGTCATCCGGTGTCGACGGCGGCTTCTCCACCGGAATACCGGGCAATATCACCGACAAGGTGATAGAGCTCCGCGCGAGCGGCGAGAACACCGGCGCGGGAGAAACCAAGGAGAACCTGGTCGACCTTCAGCCGGGCACCAAATGGCTGGGATTCGAGCCCACCGCCTGGATCGAGTTCGACACCGACGAGCCGGTCAAGGTCGTCACGTACGCCATGACGTCCGCGAACGACCACGCCGAACGGGACCCGAAGGACTGGACCCTCAAGGGCTCCGCCGACGGCAAGGACTGGAAGGTCCTGGACACCCGCGAGGGCCAGAGCTTCGAGAAGCGCTTCCAGACCAGGACGTACGACATCGGCGCCGCGTCCGAGGTGACGGCCTACGCGCACTACCGGCTGGAGATCACCAAGAACAACGGTGCCTCGGACGCCACCCAGTTGGCCGACGTCCAGTTCTCCAACGGTGACACCAGCGCCCCGACGCCGGACGAGATGCGCAGCCTCGTCGACCGCGGGCCGGCCGGCTCCCCCACCGCCAAGTCGAACGCCGGATTCACCGGAAAGCGTGCCCTGCGTTACGCCGGCAACCACAAGGCGGACGGACGGGCCTACTCGTACAACAAGGTCTTCGACGTCAACACGGCCGTCGGCCGCGACACCGAGCTCTCGTACCGGATCTTCCCCTCCCTCCCGGAGACGGATCTGAACTACCCGGCCACGAACGTGTCGGTGGACCTCGCCTTCACCGACGGCACCTATCTGAGCGATCTGCGGGCCGTGGACGCGCACGGCGGGCTGCTGACCCCGCAGGGCCAGGGGGCCGCCAAGCGGCTGTACGTCAACCAGTGGAACCACGTGGCCTCCCGGATCGGCTCGGTGGCGTCCGGCAAGACCGTCGACCGCGTGCTGGTGGCGTACGACTCCCCCAAGGGCCCGGCGAAGTTCCAGGGCTGGGTCGACGACATCACGCTCGCGCCGAAGGCCCCGGAGAAGCGCCTGGCGCACCTGTCGGACTACGCCTCGACCACGCGCGGCACCAACTCCAGCGGCTCCTTCTCACGCGGCAACACGTTCCCCGCGACCGCCGTGCCGCACGGCTTCAACTTCTGGACCCCGGTCACCAACGCCGAGTCCAAGAGCTGGCTGTACGAGTACTCCCGCGGGAACAACGCGGACAATCTGCCCGCCGTGGAGGCGTTCGCCGCCAGCCACGAGCCCAGCCCCTGGATGGGTGACCGGCAGACGTTCCAGGTGATGCCGTCGGCGCTCGCCGGCACCCCGGACACCGACCGTGACAAGCGGGCGCTGCCCTTCAGGCACGAGAACGAGACCGCGCGTCCGCACTACTACGGCGTCACGTTCGAGAACGGCCTCAAGGCCGAGATGACCCCGACCGACCACGCGGCGATGATGCGGTTCACCTATCCCGGTGACGACGCGAGCATCCTCTTCGACAACGTGACGAAGGAGGGCGGCCTGACCCTCGATGCGGCCACCCGTTCCTTCAGCGGCTACTCGGACGTGAAGAGCGGCCTGTCGACGGGCGCCACCCGGCTCTTCGTCCACGGCGTCTTCGACGCCCCGGTCACCGACTCGGGCGCCACCGGCGTCAGCGGTCACTTCCGGTTCGACGCCGGCAAGGACCGGAGCGTCACACTGCGCCTGGCCACCTCGCTCATCAGCGTCGACCAGGCGAAGAAGAACCTGGCCGACGAACTCCCGGCGAGCAGCCGCTTCGACCGGGTCAAGGACAAGGCGCAGGACGCATGGGACGAGGTGCTCGGCCGGATCGAGGTGGAGGGCGCCAACCGCGACCAGCTGACCACGCTCTACTCCAGCCTGTACCGGCTGTACCTCTACCCGAACTCCGGGTTCGAGAACACCGGCACGAAGTCGCGGCCCAAGCAGCAGTACGCGAGCCCGTTCTCGCCGATGACCGGCCCGGACACCCCCACCCACACCGGCGCGAAGATCGTCGACGGTGAGGTCTACGTCAACAACGGTTTCTGGGACACCTACCGCACCACCTGGCCCGCGTACTCCTTCCTCACTCCGAAGAAGGCGGGCGAGCTGGTGGACGGCTTCGTCCAGCAGTACAAGGACGGCGGCTGGATCTCCCGCTGGTCCTCACCGGGCTACGCGGACCTGATGACCGGCACCAGCTCCGATGTCGCCTTCGCGGACGCGTACGTCAAGGGCGTGGACTTCGACGCCGAGGCGGCGTACGAGGCGGCGCTGAAGAACGCGTCGGTCGTCCCGCCGTCCTCGGGCGTCGGCCGCAAGGGCATGGAGACCTCGCCGTTCCTCGGCTACGCCTCCACCTCGACCCATGAGGGCCTGTCCTGGTCGCTGGAGGGCTACCTGAACGACTACGGCATCGCCTCGATGGGCAAGGCGCTCTACCAGAAGACCAAGAACCCGCGGTACAAGGAGGAGTCGGAGTACTTCCTCAACCGGGCGCGCAACTACGTCTCGCTCTTCGACTCCGAGGCCGGCTTCTTCCAGGGCCGCGATCTCAAGGGCGACTGGCGGGTGCCGAGCGCCTCGTACGACCCGCGGGTGTGGGGCTACGACTACACGGAGACCAACGGCTGGGGCTACGCCTTCACCGCTCCGCAGGACAGCCGGGGCCTGGCGAACCTCTACGGCGGACGTTCCGGGCTCGGCAAGAAGCTCGACACCTACTTCTCGACCCCGGAGACGGCCTCCCCCGAGTTCGTCGGTTCGTACGGCAGCGTCATCCACGAGATGACCGAGGCGCGTGACGTACGGATGGGCATGTACGGCCACTCCAACCAGGTCGCCCACCACGTCACCTACATGTACAACGCGGCCTCGCAGCCCTGGAAGACGCAGGAGAAGGTGCGCGAGGTGCTCTCCCGCCTCTACACCGGCAGCGAGATCGGGCAGGGCTACCACGGCGACGAGGACAACGGCGAGCAGTCGGCCTGGTACCTGTTCTCCTCGCTCGGCTTCTACCCGCTGGTGATGGGCAGTGGTGAGTACGCGATCGGCTCGCCGCTGTTCACCAAGGTGACGGTCCGGATGGACAACGGCCGCAAGCTGGTCGTCAAGGCGCCCAAGAACAGCGCGAAGAACATCTACGTCCAGGGCCTGAAGGTGAACGGCAAGTCCTGGAACTCCACTGCCCTGCCGCACGAACTGATCGCCCGCGGCGGCACCCTGGAGTTCGCGATGGGGCCGAAGCCGTCCGCCTGGGGCAGCGGGAAGAAGGCGGCCCCGGTCTCCATCACCCAGGACGACCAGGCGCCGAAGCCGCGGCACGACGTGATCGAGGGTTCGGGTCCGCTGTTCGACAACTCGTCGGCGACGGAGACGACGCTCGGCACGGTGGAGCTGCCGGTGGCGTCGAAGACGCGGGCGCTCCAGTACACCCTGACCTCCTCGGCCCGCGCCAAGGCGCCGACCGGGTGGGTGCTCCAGGGTTCGAACGACGGGGAGCGCTGGAAGGATCTCGACCAGCGGTCCGGCCAGAAGTTCACCTGGGACAAGCAGACCCGGGCCTTCACCGTCGCGCGGCCCGGTACGTACACCACGTACCGGCTGGTGGCGGTGGGGACACCGACGCTGGCGGAGATCGAGCTGATCTCCTGA
- a CDS encoding carbohydrate ABC transporter permease, with protein sequence MKTKAEPAAPAKKTSGSVLNVFSHGVLVIWAIMVVLPLLWAVMTSFKTDRAIFTSPWSLPDSLHFENWSRAWSQAHMSDYFLNTILVVGGSLIGTLLFGSMAAYVLARFDFPGNRFIYFLFIGGMSFPIMLALVPLFYVLNNVSLLNTLHGLILVYIAYSLPFTVFFLTAFFRTLPSSVAEAAMIDGASHTRTFFQVMLPMAKPGLISVGIFNFLGQWNQYMLPTVLNTDPDRKVLSQGLVELAVSQGYKGDWSGLFAGLVMAMLPVLAAYIIFQRQVVAGLTAGAIK encoded by the coding sequence ATGAAGACGAAGGCGGAGCCCGCCGCCCCCGCCAAGAAGACCTCGGGCAGTGTGCTCAACGTCTTCTCGCACGGCGTGCTCGTCATCTGGGCGATCATGGTCGTGCTGCCGCTGCTGTGGGCGGTGATGACGTCCTTCAAGACGGACCGGGCGATCTTCACCTCGCCGTGGTCGCTGCCCGACTCACTGCACTTCGAGAACTGGTCGCGCGCCTGGAGCCAGGCGCACATGAGCGACTACTTCCTCAACACCATCCTGGTCGTGGGCGGTTCGCTGATCGGCACGCTGCTGTTCGGCTCCATGGCCGCGTACGTCCTGGCGCGCTTCGACTTCCCCGGGAACCGCTTCATCTACTTCCTCTTCATCGGAGGGATGAGCTTCCCGATCATGCTGGCGCTGGTGCCGCTGTTCTACGTGCTGAACAACGTCAGCCTGCTGAACACGCTGCACGGGCTGATCCTCGTCTACATCGCCTACTCGCTGCCGTTCACGGTCTTCTTCCTGACCGCGTTCTTCCGGACGCTGCCGTCGTCGGTGGCCGAGGCCGCGATGATCGACGGCGCGTCGCACACCCGGACCTTCTTCCAGGTCATGCTGCCGATGGCCAAGCCGGGACTGATCAGCGTCGGCATCTTCAACTTCCTCGGTCAGTGGAACCAGTACATGCTGCCGACCGTGCTCAACACGGACCCGGACCGCAAGGTGCTCTCGCAGGGTCTGGTGGAGCTGGCCGTGAGCCAGGGGTACAAGGGCGACTGGTCCGGACTGTTCGCCGGTCTGGTGATGGCGATGCTGCCGGTGCTTGCCGCGTACATCATCTTCCAGCGTCAGGTGGTGGCGGGACTGACGGCCGGCGCGATCAAGTAG
- the acnA gene encoding aconitate hydratase AcnA — MSANSFDARSTLRVGDESYEIFRLDKVEGAARLPYSLKVLLENLLRTEDGANITADHIRSIGNWDSQAQPSQEIQFTPARVIMQDFTGVPCVVDLATMREAVKELGGDPAKVNPLSPAELVIDHSVIADKFGTAEAFGQNVELEYGRNKERYQFLRWGQTAFDDFKVVPPGTGIVHQVNIEHLARTVMVRGGQAYPDTLVGTDSHTTMVNGLGVLGWGVGGIEAEAAMLGQPVSMLIPRVVGFKLTGELPAGTTATDLVLTITEMLRKHGVVGKFVEFYGEGVAATSLANRATIGNMSPEFGSTAAIFPIDDETLKYLRLTGRDAQQVALVEAYAKEQGLWLDPAAEPDFSEKLELDLSTVVPSIAGPKRPQDRIVLAGASQQFALDVRNYVEDDDEAGKESFPASDAPASTNGVPSRPTTVTAPDGSTYEIDHGAVTVAAITSCTNTSNPYVMVAAALVAKKAVEKGLTRKPWVKTTLAPGSKVVTDYFDKAGLTPYLDKVGFNLVGYGCTTCIGNSGPLPDEVSKAVNDHDLAVTSVLSGNRNFEGRINPDVKMNYLASPPLVVAYALAGSMKVDITKDALGIDQDGKPVFLEDIWPTEAEVNDVVANAIGEDMFNKSYQDVFAGDAQWQALPIPTGNTFEWDPQSTYVRKPPYFEGMTMETTPVEDITGARVLAKLGDSVTTDHISPAGAIKADTPAGKYLTEHGVERRDFNSYGSRRGNHEVMIRGTFANIRLRNQIAPGTEGGYTRDFTQDGAPVSFIYDASRNYIEQGTPLVILAGKEYGSGSSRDWAAKGTALLGVKAVIAESYERIHRSNLIGMGVLPLQFPEGATAESLGLTGEETFSFTGVTELNNGSTPRTVKVTTDTGVEFDAVVRIDTPGEADYYRNGGIMQYVLRNLIRN, encoded by the coding sequence GTGTCGGCGAACAGCTTCGACGCCCGCAGCACGCTGCGCGTGGGCGACGAGTCGTACGAGATCTTCAGGCTGGACAAGGTCGAGGGGGCCGCCCGCCTCCCTTACAGCCTGAAGGTGCTGCTGGAGAACCTGCTCCGCACCGAGGACGGCGCGAACATCACCGCCGACCACATCCGCTCCATCGGCAACTGGGACTCCCAGGCGCAGCCGAGCCAGGAGATCCAGTTCACGCCGGCCCGTGTGATCATGCAGGACTTCACCGGTGTGCCCTGTGTCGTCGACCTCGCCACCATGCGTGAGGCCGTCAAGGAGCTCGGCGGCGACCCGGCGAAGGTCAACCCGCTCTCCCCGGCCGAGCTGGTCATCGACCACTCCGTCATCGCCGACAAGTTCGGCACCGCGGAGGCCTTCGGCCAGAACGTGGAGCTGGAGTACGGCCGCAACAAGGAGCGCTACCAGTTCCTGCGCTGGGGTCAGACCGCGTTCGACGACTTCAAGGTCGTCCCGCCGGGCACCGGCATCGTGCACCAGGTCAACATCGAGCACCTCGCTCGTACGGTCATGGTCCGAGGCGGCCAGGCCTACCCCGACACCCTCGTCGGCACCGACTCGCACACCACCATGGTCAACGGCCTGGGCGTGCTGGGCTGGGGCGTCGGTGGCATCGAGGCCGAGGCCGCGATGCTGGGCCAGCCCGTCTCGATGCTCATCCCGCGCGTCGTCGGCTTCAAGCTGACCGGCGAGCTGCCGGCCGGCACCACCGCCACCGACCTGGTCCTCACGATCACCGAGATGCTGCGCAAGCACGGCGTCGTCGGCAAGTTCGTCGAGTTCTACGGTGAGGGCGTCGCCGCCACCTCTCTCGCGAACCGCGCCACCATCGGCAACATGTCGCCGGAGTTCGGCTCCACCGCCGCGATCTTCCCGATCGACGACGAGACCCTGAAGTACCTGCGTCTGACGGGCCGCGACGCCCAGCAGGTCGCGCTCGTCGAGGCGTACGCCAAGGAGCAGGGCCTCTGGCTCGACCCGGCCGCCGAGCCCGACTTCTCCGAGAAGCTGGAGCTCGACCTCTCCACGGTCGTCCCCTCCATCGCCGGCCCGAAGCGTCCGCAGGACCGCATCGTCCTCGCAGGCGCCTCCCAGCAGTTCGCGCTCGACGTACGCAACTACGTCGAGGACGACGACGAGGCGGGCAAGGAGTCCTTCCCGGCCTCCGACGCCCCGGCCTCCACCAACGGCGTGCCGTCGCGTCCGACGACCGTCACGGCCCCCGACGGCTCGACCTACGAGATCGACCACGGCGCCGTCACCGTCGCCGCGATCACCTCGTGCACCAACACCTCGAACCCGTACGTCATGGTCGCCGCCGCGCTGGTGGCGAAGAAGGCGGTCGAGAAGGGCCTGACCCGCAAGCCGTGGGTCAAGACCACGCTCGCCCCGGGCTCCAAGGTCGTCACCGACTACTTCGACAAGGCGGGCCTGACCCCCTACCTCGACAAGGTCGGCTTCAACCTGGTCGGTTACGGCTGCACCACCTGCATCGGCAACTCCGGCCCGCTGCCGGACGAGGTCTCCAAGGCCGTCAACGACCACGACCTCGCGGTCACCTCGGTGCTCTCGGGCAACCGCAACTTCGAGGGCCGGATCAACCCCGACGTCAAGATGAACTACCTGGCGTCCCCGCCGCTGGTCGTCGCGTACGCCCTCGCCGGTTCGATGAAGGTCGACATCACGAAGGACGCCCTCGGCATCGACCAGGACGGCAAGCCGGTGTTCCTCGAGGACATCTGGCCGACCGAGGCCGAGGTCAACGACGTCGTGGCGAACGCCATCGGCGAGGACATGTTCAACAAGTCCTACCAGGACGTCTTCGCGGGCGACGCCCAGTGGCAGGCGCTGCCGATCCCGACCGGCAACACCTTCGAGTGGGACCCGCAGTCCACCTACGTGCGCAAGCCCCCGTACTTCGAGGGCATGACCATGGAGACCACCCCGGTCGAGGACATCACCGGCGCCCGGGTGCTCGCCAAGCTCGGCGACTCGGTCACCACCGACCACATCTCCCCGGCGGGTGCCATCAAGGCCGACACCCCGGCCGGCAAGTACCTCACGGAGCACGGCGTCGAGCGCCGGGACTTCAACTCCTACGGCTCGCGCCGAGGCAACCACGAGGTCATGATCCGCGGCACGTTCGCCAACATCCGCCTGCGCAACCAGATCGCGCCGGGCACCGAGGGCGGCTACACCCGCGACTTCACGCAGGACGGCGCTCCGGTGTCGTTCATCTACGACGCCTCGCGCAACTACATCGAGCAGGGCACCCCGCTGGTGATCCTGGCGGGCAAGGAGTACGGCTCCGGCTCGTCCCGTGACTGGGCCGCCAAGGGCACCGCACTCCTCGGCGTCAAGGCCGTCATCGCCGAGTCGTACGAGCGCATCCACCGCTCGAACCTCATCGGCATGGGCGTCCTGCCGCTCCAGTTCCCGGAGGGCGCGACTGCCGAGTCCCTCGGTCTGACCGGCGAGGAGACCTTCTCCTTCACCGGCGTGACCGAGCTGAACAACGGCTCCACGCCGCGCACGGTCAAGGTCACCACCGACACGGGTGTGGAGTTCGACGCGGTCGTCCGCATCGACACCCCCGGTGAGGCGGACTACTACCGCAACGGCGGCATCATGCAGTACGTGCTGCGGAACCTGATCCGCAACTGA
- the ngcE gene encoding N-acetylglucosamine/diacetylchitobiose ABC transporter substrate-binding protein, translating to MGSTSAHNNEGLGRRSLIKRSAALGLLTVPTMSFLSACASGDGGSSDKVDKGQKSAKNPLGVNETAQLEVVIFDGGFGQQYALDAEKKYEAAFPKAPKVKHRATQKIQSELQPRFNGGTPPDLIDNSGAQQMDMGVLVGKKQLSDLTPLLDAPSIDDPNKKVRDTLRPGIVEMGQFDGEPVWILYYAYTVYGVWYSQTNLEKLDSAYPETWDEMLALCAKAKKKGIAGWTYAGKHPYYLPFSLYPFIAKIGGREVLDAIDNLEPKAWEHSAVKAAFEAYYELYKKGYILKGTPGIDHIQSQTAWTEGKALFIPNGSWVENEAAKTTPKDFKMMVAAPSSLDASDKLPFGTIWASGGEPFIVPAKAKNAEGGMEQLRIMLSEASSKSFTASVKSLTAFNGGTDGLTLSTAMQSGVDSLKKAGDNVVNPRIQDWYVKLQKEQIGVAGLGEMMAGRATPAETIKKIQGFADAAAKDQSIKHYKHQ from the coding sequence ATGGGATCCACCTCCGCCCACAACAATGAGGGCCTTGGCCGTCGTAGTCTGATCAAGCGGTCTGCCGCACTCGGCCTGCTGACCGTGCCGACGATGAGCTTCCTGTCCGCCTGCGCGAGCGGCGACGGTGGCAGCAGCGACAAGGTCGACAAGGGCCAGAAGTCCGCCAAGAACCCGCTCGGCGTCAACGAGACGGCGCAGCTCGAGGTGGTCATCTTCGACGGCGGATTCGGCCAGCAGTACGCACTGGACGCCGAGAAGAAGTACGAGGCCGCCTTCCCCAAGGCCCCCAAGGTCAAGCACCGGGCCACCCAGAAGATCCAGTCGGAGCTCCAGCCGCGCTTCAACGGCGGCACCCCGCCGGACCTGATCGACAACTCCGGCGCCCAGCAGATGGACATGGGCGTCCTGGTCGGCAAGAAGCAGCTCTCCGACCTCACCCCGCTGCTCGACGCGCCCTCCATCGACGACCCCAACAAGAAGGTCCGCGACACCCTGCGGCCGGGCATCGTCGAGATGGGCCAGTTCGACGGCGAGCCGGTCTGGATCCTCTACTACGCCTACACCGTCTACGGCGTGTGGTACTCGCAGACCAACCTCGAGAAGCTCGACTCCGCGTACCCGGAGACCTGGGACGAGATGCTCGCGCTCTGCGCGAAGGCGAAGAAGAAGGGCATCGCCGGCTGGACCTACGCGGGCAAGCACCCGTACTACCTGCCGTTCTCGCTCTACCCCTTCATCGCCAAGATCGGCGGCCGCGAGGTCCTCGACGCCATCGACAACCTGGAGCCGAAGGCCTGGGAGCACTCCGCGGTCAAGGCCGCGTTCGAGGCCTACTACGAGCTCTACAAGAAGGGCTACATCCTCAAGGGCACGCCCGGCATCGACCACATCCAGTCCCAGACGGCCTGGACCGAGGGCAAGGCGCTCTTCATCCCCAACGGCTCCTGGGTGGAGAACGAGGCGGCGAAGACCACGCCCAAGGACTTCAAGATGATGGTGGCCGCGCCCTCCAGCCTGGACGCGTCCGACAAGCTGCCGTTCGGCACCATCTGGGCGTCCGGCGGCGAGCCCTTCATCGTGCCGGCCAAGGCGAAGAACGCCGAGGGCGGTATGGAGCAGCTGCGCATCATGCTCAGCGAGGCCTCGTCGAAGAGCTTCACCGCGTCGGTGAAGTCCCTGACGGCGTTCAACGGCGGAACCGACGGTCTGACGCTCTCGACAGCCATGCAGTCCGGCGTCGACTCGCTGAAGAAGGCCGGCGACAACGTGGTCAACCCGCGCATCCAGGACTGGTACGTGAAGCTCCAGAAGGAGCAGATCGGCGTTGCCGGTCTCGGTGAGATGATGGCCGGCCGCGCGACCCCCGCGGAGACCATCAAGAAGATCCAGGGCTTCGCGGACGCGGCGGCCAAGGACCAGTCGATCAAGCACTACAAGCACCAGTGA
- a CDS encoding carbohydrate ABC transporter permease: MQHGKYRFIVGFLAAPLALYAVFVIWPFIQSIYYSFTDWTGLSPDFKMVGFDNYSRMLDDDIFWKSLQHSLWFALLLPLVTLGLALFFAFMLNVGGRRRKGAAIAGVRGSSFYKIAYFFPQVLSIAIVALLFQFAYNPNDGAINGALQAVGLDSIQPDWLGDPDLALWCVMAVLVWSTVGFFVVLFSAGMASIPKDFYEAALLDGASRFTTFFRITLPLLWDTVQSGWVYMGILALGAESFAVVQIMTVGPGGPDYSTTVLTLYVYQTAFRDGQAAYATTIGVALLVVTLAFAAVVMRLGRRERLEY; this comes from the coding sequence ATGCAACACGGCAAGTACCGGTTCATCGTGGGCTTCTTGGCTGCCCCCTTGGCCTTGTACGCGGTCTTCGTCATCTGGCCGTTCATCCAGTCCATCTACTATTCGTTCACGGACTGGACGGGCCTGAGCCCGGACTTCAAGATGGTCGGCTTCGACAATTACAGTCGAATGCTCGACGACGACATCTTCTGGAAATCGCTGCAGCACAGCCTCTGGTTCGCGCTGCTCCTGCCGCTGGTGACGCTCGGCCTCGCACTGTTCTTCGCGTTCATGCTGAATGTCGGCGGGCGGCGCCGGAAAGGCGCCGCCATCGCCGGTGTCCGCGGTTCGTCCTTCTACAAAATCGCGTACTTCTTCCCGCAGGTGCTGTCGATCGCGATTGTCGCCCTGCTGTTCCAGTTCGCGTACAACCCCAACGACGGTGCGATCAACGGCGCTCTCCAGGCCGTCGGTCTCGACAGCATCCAGCCGGACTGGCTCGGCGACCCCGATCTCGCCCTGTGGTGTGTCATGGCGGTCCTGGTCTGGAGCACGGTCGGATTCTTCGTCGTCCTCTTCTCCGCCGGTATGGCGTCCATTCCCAAGGACTTCTACGAGGCGGCACTGCTCGACGGCGCGAGCCGGTTCACCACCTTCTTCCGCATCACCCTTCCGCTGCTGTGGGACACCGTGCAGTCCGGCTGGGTCTACATGGGCATCCTCGCCCTGGGCGCGGAGTCGTTCGCGGTCGTGCAGATCATGACCGTGGGACCGGGCGGACCCGACTACTCGACCACGGTCCTCACGCTGTACGTGTACCAAACGGCCTTCCGCGACGGACAGGCCGCCTACGCGACCACGATCGGTGTCGCCCTGCTCGTCGTCACCCTGGCCTTCGCGGCCGTCGTGATGCGGCTGGGCCGGCGCGAGCGGCTGGAGTACTGA